A stretch of the Streptosporangium sp. NBC_01755 genome encodes the following:
- a CDS encoding EamA family transporter translates to MRHDSADSRKALLVWGALAIVYVVWGSTYLAIMIAIETMPPLLSGAIRFVTAALILGIAVRLLKGRESFRMTWKEAGGAALVGLLLLNGGNGMVAVAEQHISSGLAALLVASTPLWLVIFRVLFRDRPQVLTLTGVLIGFGGVALLSLTGGGSAADSTGIVIILLASLSWSVGSFLASRIPMPANPFAASAVEMAAGGVGLALTAAAVGEHIDLADVSTRSWIALAYLILVGSLVGFTAYVWLLGNAPISLVSTYAYVNPVVAVVLGALVLSEEVTGSMIAGGMVIVLGVALVVSTERRKKKPEPVSGPEPATV, encoded by the coding sequence ATGCGTCATGACAGTGCTGACAGCCGTAAGGCGCTCCTCGTCTGGGGGGCGCTGGCGATCGTGTATGTGGTGTGGGGGTCCACCTACCTCGCGATCATGATCGCGATCGAGACGATGCCCCCGTTGCTCAGCGGTGCCATCCGCTTCGTCACGGCCGCGCTCATCCTCGGCATCGCGGTGCGCCTGCTGAAGGGGCGCGAGTCCTTCCGGATGACCTGGAAGGAGGCCGGTGGGGCCGCCCTGGTCGGCCTGTTGCTGCTGAACGGCGGCAACGGCATGGTCGCCGTGGCCGAGCAGCACATCTCCAGCGGGCTGGCGGCGCTGCTGGTGGCCTCGACGCCACTCTGGCTCGTGATCTTCAGGGTCCTGTTCAGGGACCGGCCGCAGGTACTGACGCTCACGGGGGTGCTCATCGGGTTCGGCGGTGTGGCGCTCCTCTCGCTGACCGGCGGGGGCAGCGCGGCCGACAGCACCGGAATCGTGATCATCCTGCTGGCGTCGCTGTCCTGGTCGGTCGGCTCGTTCCTGGCGTCCCGCATCCCGATGCCCGCGAACCCCTTCGCCGCGAGCGCCGTCGAGATGGCCGCCGGCGGCGTCGGGCTCGCCCTGACCGCCGCCGCGGTGGGCGAGCACATCGACCTCGCGGACGTCTCCACGCGCTCGTGGATCGCGCTCGCCTACCTGATCTTGGTCGGCTCGCTGGTCGGCTTCACGGCGTACGTGTGGCTGCTGGGCAACGCCCCGATCTCCCTGGTCTCCACCTACGCCTATGTCAACCCGGTCGTGGCGGTCGTGCTGGGCGCCCTCGTACTGAGCGAGGAGGTCACCGGTTCGATGATCGCGGGCGGCATGGTGATCGTCCTCGGCGTGGCCCTGGTGGTCTCCACGGAGCGGCGCAAGAAGAAGCCGGAGCCTGTCTCCGGCCCTGAGCCCGCGACCGTGTAG